In Dryocola sp. LX212, the genomic stretch CCATAAACTCCCGCCCCTCCGGCCTGTGCTTAACGCCGCGTTAATTGGCGTTCTGCTGCTGGCCGTGGGCAACGGCTTTGTGACCGTTGCAGAACATCAGCACGTGCCTTCCGGCATCGCGGCCGTAATGGTGGCAACGGTGCCGCTGTTTACCCTGTGTTTCAGCCGCCTGTTTGGCATTCCCACGCGCAAGCTGGAGTGGCTGGGCATCGCCATAGGCCTGGCGGGTATTGTCCTGCTGAACAGCGGCGGCAACCTGAGCGGCAACCCTGGCGGGGCGCTGTTGATTCTGGTTGGCTCTGTGAGCTGGGCATTCGGCTCAGTTTACGGCTCGCGTATTGAGCTACCTAAGGGGCTGATGGCGGGCGCCATTGAGATGCTGGCAGCGGGCATTGTCCTGCTGGGCGCGGCAGCCCTGACGGGGGAAAGGTTGACGGTGATGCCAACGGCAGCGGGCTTTATGGCCGTTGGATATCTGGCCCTGTTCGGCTCGATTATCGCCATCAGTGCTTATATGTACCTGATTCGAAACGTGGCGCCAGCGGTCGCTACCAGCTACGCCTACGTTAATCCTGTGGTGGCGGTTTTACTGGGCACCGGCTTCGCAGGGGAAAGTTTGTCGCCGGTCGAATGGCTGGCGTTAGGCGTAATTATCTTTGCGGTAGTGCTGGTGACGCTGGGGAAATATCTGCTGCCCCCAAAGCCGGTAATGACCGCGTGTGAGGTAGATAAGTAATGCGTTCACGGGCGGCGCTGGCTGCCCGTTACACCTCGCGCTCGCGAATACCTGCGGTATTAATCTCCGCATAGCGCCCGCCGCCGCAAATCCACTCTTCAAGCCTTTCCCTCAGCGATTCGTCGCTGAGCTTTTCCCGGCCCCGCAGCGCGCATTCCCAGACTATCAGCACGCGCCACTCTTCGCTAAGCAGGCGATGAATATCACGCTTGTCACGCGCAACGTTCTTGCCGATCTTCTCCAGCCAGAAGTCGGTGCGCGTCGCGGGCACCCTGAAGAGATAACAGTCGTGATGATGCCAGAAGCAGCCGTGGGTAAAGATAATGCAGCGGTACGCTTCGACAACAAAATCAGGCCGCCCGGCAAGCGCCGCGTCCTGCACCCGGAAAGCAAACCCGCAGTCGTTCAGAAGCAACGCTACGCGCTTTTCAATGGCCGTATCCCGCGTTGCAATAGCGCGCATATTTTTGCTGCGCACTTCTTTGCTGTGAACATCAGCCATTGTTTACCTCCCGTCAGCGCTTTTTCACCGCCAGCCCGATTTTCTCTTCCAGCAGCTTTGCGACGGCCGCAAACGCTGGCACCACGACAGAGTTGCCGAACTGCCGGTAAGCCTGAGTATCAGACACCGGAATACGGAAAGATTTGCCCTGCACAGTCTCAAAGCCCATCAGCCTCGCGCATTCACGCGGTGTTAAGCGGCGTGGCCGACGCTTCTGGTTTTCAGGATCGTTAAAATCCTTCTCGCCCAGCGCCTTGTCCCAGCCTCTGTCGACCAGAATTTCCGCCCCATCTTTAAAATAACGCGCCGACAGGGTTCTTGCCACGCTGGCCGGATTGGTCGGGTCCACCAGACCGTAGCCAAAGCCGTTGCCCTTCGCCTGATGCTTTTTCGCGTAGTTATAGAGGTATTTCCACAGCGTCGGCGTCAGGATGTATTTTTCGTCCACGACCGGATCCAGCAGCTCACCGAAGGTGATGCGGCGCTTTGGATAAAGCGCGTCCAAAGTGCGCAGCGTGAAGTCATGGTGCAGATTCAGGTCGCGACGGAACCCGACCAGCACGATACGCTCGCGGTGCTGGGGCAGGAAGTTTTTCCCATCGATAATCTTAGGATCGCGCGCTCCCGCCACGGCCGCATCGGCCACTTCATACCCCAGCCCATCAAGCGTTTCCATAATGATACGGAAGGTGTTGCCCTTATCGTGGCTCTTGAGGTTTTTAACGTTTTCCAGCACGAAGATTGCCGGACGTTTGGCATCAATAATGCGGGCCACGTCGAAGAACAGCGTGCCCTGGGTTTCGCAGGCGAAACCATGCGCCCGTCCCAGCGCGTTCTTTTTCGAGACGCCAGCCAGCGAGAAAGGCTGGCAGGGGAAGCCCGCAAGCAGAACGTCGTGATCCGGTAGGATTGCCTTGATGTGCGCTGCGGCCTCCTCATCGCTGAGGTCCGTGCGGTGACTCTGGGTCACATCGCGGATGTCTTCGTTGAACTGATGCTGCTGCGGATCGCAGTACCAGTTGGCCTTATAGGTGCGTACCGCATATTTATTCCACTCGCTGGTAAATACGCACTGTCCGCCAATGGCCTCAAAGCCGCTGCGAATGCCGCCGATACCCGCAAAAAGATCGATAAAACGAAACGCGTATTTTCCGTGGTGAGCAGGCGGCGAGGGAAGCATGCTTTGCAGCATCGTCACTTCTACAGGCGTCAGGCTTCGCGGGGCTGATTTACGGTTGAACCAGCGGTTTAACGATTCACGCGTCCAGTCGCCGCTGACCTGCCGCAGATGATGCGCCACGGTTTTTTGATCGTAGATTTTAAGGATCCGGCTGACCAGCTCGTGGTCAGCTTCCATCTGCTGGCGCTGCTGGTGTAAGGCCTGTTCTGAGAGGTGCTCTGCAATCGCGTCGAGGTCGTTCATCCTAAACCCTGGAAGGGAAAATAATGTGCGACTTTATCACTGATTTGACCCAGAGAGAAAGCGTGCCCGCATCCGGCGGGCCAGCCGTTAGCGAGAAGAGATAAACTGCTGCAGGACGTCGCTGTCTATTTCGTGGTAATCGCCTTTTAGCTCGGCGCACAGCTTGGCCATGTAGTGCACCAGAAAATCGGCGTTGAGGCGTGCAAGCTCCCTGCCCGCTTCGGTTTGCATAGTTTCAGGAAGTTTAAAGAGTTTTTTCTGGAAATGGTCGAGCGCGTAGGTCGTGTCATCCAGCTCACGCGACTGCGCCAGCGGATCCGTGCTGTCGAACAACGGACGGCCTAACGCCCCCGATGTGTAAAACACCCGAGCAAGACCAATCGCGCCCAGAGATTCAAGCCGGTCCGCATCCTGAACGATTTTTGCTTCCAGGGTTTGCGGCGCAATGCCTGCGCTAAAACTATGGGCGCGGACGGCATGCGCCACCGCATCGTAAAGCTCACGGGGAAAATCCGGGAAGTCGGCATCCAGAATGCGCAACGTCTCTTGTGCTGCCTGCGTGGAGGCGAGATGGCGCTGAGGATGGTTTTTCGGCAGGTTAACGATGTCGTGAAAGTAACAGGCGGTGAGGACGACTAAACGGTCGGCTTCGCTGCCTGCTATTATTCGCTGTGCGGTCTTCCACACGCGGTGAAAGTGCGCCACATCGTGGGCCTTATCGTCCTGCGCCCAGTTGTCACGCAGCCAGGTTTCAAAGCGTTCCTGCCAGAGGGCTATCGGCATACGTACTCCTCGATTCGTTGCTAAACCCGGTACTTAATATGAGTACAGGATCACAAATTTAGCAAATTAACGGGCAACAACGCTAAGGCAGATTATCCGCGATGGGACGAACGCGCTCGCGAGCCGTACTGACGAGGCCGCGTATACCAGACGACCCAGCCCAGCACGGCGGCAACCGATCCAAGCACCAGCAGGCCCATCAGCGCCCCCATCAGCTTACCGGCAAAGGAACCCATATCGCCCTCCGTCACGCTGCTGACCACCCAAAAGTACTTCACCATTGTCCAGACGATGTAGAGGCAATAAGCATAGAACAACCACAGCGCTAGTTTTCCACCCGGGCTACGGGTTGGCTTCGCATCCATAACGTTTAACATCTCCTCTTAAGCAAAACACTGGATAAACGATGGCCTCGCCACCTTCACAATGTGATTTTTATCACATTATAGTGTGCATTTGGTCGCTTCTAACGATGTTTTTTGTCCCTTATCAAGCCCGGCAGAAAACAGGTCATATTCCGTGCAAATACTGGCAACTAAAGGGATTACAAAATCAAGCTGCCTGTTGGCAACGATAATTTCTAACTCTATTGCGACTTTTCTTTATACGACGTTGTTGGTATTAGCGTGATCTATCCGTTCCCCTTTTTTGTATTGTTTAACCCACGCCGGAGCGGATTTATTTCACCCGCACTTTATGTAAACCAAAGCAATAGTCATGTTATTCAGATAATTCCGCCGCTGCAGGCACACTTGTGACCCGCGTCGTTGAAGTGAAAATTATTAAGTGCTTGAATAATGGCCCGCTGAGGGGCATTAATGATGCCGATATCTTCTCTCCTGTAACCATGATGACTTTGTGAGCAAGTACATGATTAAGTGGCCCTGGAAAGTGAGTGATTCATCCGCTGTCTCCACCCTGCCCTGGGAGCAGGCTTTTGCTATTCCCGTGCTGGCCGACCTGACCCCCGTAGAGCAGCAGAAACTTATCCGTCTTGCGGACCGTTTTTTGCAGCAAAAGCGGCTGGTCCCGCTTCAGGGCTTTGAACTTGACGAGCTGAAAAGCGCGCGCATTGCCCTGCTGTTCTGCCTGCCGGTGATGGAGCTGGGACTGGAATGGCTGGATGGCTTTCACGAGGTGCTGATCTACCCTGCTCCTTTCGTGGTTGACGATGAATGGCAGGATGATTTCGGCCTGGTTCACAACCAGCGCGTCGTGCAGTCCGGGCAGAGCTGGCAGCAGGGCCCAATCGTACTTAACTGGCTGGACGTCCAGGACTCCTTCGATGCCTCAGGCTTTAACCTTATCGTCCACGAGGTGGCCCACAAGCTGGATATGCGCAACGGCGACAGGGCAAGCGGTATCCCGCTTATCGCGCTGCGGGACGTCGCCGCCTGGGAACACGACCTGTACGCCGCTATGAATAATATCCAGGATGAAATCGATCTGGTCGGTGAGAATGCGGCAAGCATTGATGCCTACGCGGCAAGCGAGCCGGCAGAGTGCTTCGCGGTGCTTTCCGAGTATTTCTTCAGCGCCCCAGAGCTGCTGGCCCCGCGCTTTCCTTCGCTCTATCAGCGCTTTCGTCTGTTTTACGGCCAGGATCCTCTGCAACGGCTGCATCGTAACGAAAACCCCCACGAGTCGGACGGCAAAACGGTGCATTAATGCCGCAAGTTGATTCTAATTTGCTCATTCGAATCAAGACGTTATTTTTGTCGTTGACTCTTTTTAAACGTGAGGCTACTATTCGCCTCGTTCAAACGATTCCTCTGTAGTTCAGTCGGTAGAACGGCGGACTGTTAATCCGTATGTCACTGGTTCGAGTCCAGTCAGAGGAGCCAAATTCGAGAGCCTGCTTAAGGAAACTTAAGCAGGCTTTTTTGCGTTTACGCATTATGAATCTCTCGTTAACGCTAACAAGAACGGGCAATGCTATCACCCATTCCCGACAGATTAGATCTGGAAATCGATAACCACTTCGTCCGACTCCAGCGCCTGGCGCTTAATTTCCTCTACCGAAAGTTCAGGATTGCAAAGCTCGATAAACCGCCAGACATAGTTACGCTGCAGCTGACCTCGCTTGATCCCGAGCCAGACGGTATTGGCGTCAAAAAGATGTCGCGTATCCAGGCGTACCAGACTCCCCTCCTCGCCGCTGGCCTGATCGGCCACCAGCCCGATACCCAGACCAAGCTCGACGTAGGTTTTCACCACGTCTGAATCCTGGGCGCTGAGCACGATATCCGGCGTAAGCCCCCGGCGTGAAAATGCTTCGTCAATGCGCGAACGGCCGGTAATGCCCTGCCGATAGGTAATAAGCGGCCAGCGGCTGATATCATCGAGGGTCAGAGGGCTGGCATGGATCAGAGGATGGCCTTTCGGCACCAGCAGGCTGTGGTACCAGCGGAACCAGGGATAGGCGACCAGTGTCGGGTCGGTACTCAGGCGTTCGCTGGCGATGCCGATATCCGCCGTGCCGCTGTGGATCAGCGCTTCAATTTCCTGCGGCGTTCCCTGGATAAGCTCCAGGCGTACCTCAGGGAACAGCGCCCGGAAGGCCTTAATAATCACGGGAAGGCTGTAGCGTGCCTGGGTGTGGGTGGTGGCGATGGTCAGCATGCCGCTGGCGTCGTTGGTGAAAAGATCCGCCAGCCGCCTGACGTTGCTCGCTTCGTTCAGGATGCGTTCAGCAATGACCAGCAGCGCCTTTCCCGGCTCAGTCATACCTAATAACCGTTTGCCCCGGCGAATGAAAATCTCTATGCCTAACTCTTCTTCCAGCTCGCGAATGTGGCGGCTGACGCCGGACTGCGAGGTGAAAAGAATATTGGCGACCTCGGTGAGATTGTAATCCCGCCGGGCCGCCTCGCGGATAATCTTGAGTTGCTGGAAATTCACGTTGCCCCCAGGAGCATGGCTGTTCTTTACGCCATTGTTAAAGTCACAGCCCCCGGCGAACAAATAATAAAAACCAGCAAGTTATTCCTTTTAGCGATAAGACCCTCAGCCCACCAGCAGCAGCTCACGATTTTCCAGCGCCGGACGTGCCGCCAGCGACATAAGAATATCTTTTACCGCCTGGGCCTGAGGCGTTAACGGCAGGCGCGCCGAAAGGTTAACCGACAGGGGTAGGTTAAGGGACGGGCTGGCGATGCGCGCCATCCAGCCATTGGCGGAGGCGGTCAGCGAGCGAGCGGCAGATTCTGGCAGCACCGTCACGCCCATCCCGCTGGCAATCGCGGCGGTAAGCGTTGAGAGAGATTCTATTTCGCCGATGATCTTCGCCGTCAGGCGACGGAGCGAAAAGGCTTCATCCACGCGCTTGCGCACGGCGCTGTAGTCACGCGGCAGGAACAGGTTCATTTCGGCCACCGCAGCGAGATCGACCGTCTGGCCTGGACAGTCGCGGGTGCCGACGAGAAACAGCTCCTCTTTCAGTAGCGGCTGGCTGGTGATGCCCGCCGTCGGGGAACGGTCGTACAGGACCGCCATGTCAAGCTGGCCGCTTAACAGCTTGTCATTCAGGGATGAACCACTGTTTTCGTGCAGGTAGACCAGCACGTCCGGAAGTTCGTTGCGCACTGCCTGAAGCAGAGGCATGGTAATCGAGGAGGCGGCGGTTCCCGGCGCAAGGCCAATGGAGACCGTGCCGCTTAGCGTCTGGCCCACGTTTCCGACCGCAAGCTGGGCCTGTTCGCACTGGCGTAAAATAGTGCGCGCGTGGGTATAAAGGATCTTTCCTGCCTCCGTTGGCGTTACGCCGCGCTTGGTGCGGATTAAAAGCTGCTGATCCATTTCCCCCTCAAGGGTTGCGACCTGCTGGCTCAGGGCCGGCTGCGCGATATGCAGCACTTCAGCGGCCTGCGTCAGGCTACCAATATCGACGATTTTTACGAAGTACTTCAGCCGTCTTAAGTTCATTTTGCCTCCTTCGGGGAATGCCAGCGCCAGTTTCAGCAGTGATGTCTCAGAAGGAACTGCAAGATGCTTGCCACTTTTTGGGAAAGCCGGACCAGATGGTCTAAGCAGCTGGATAATAAGTGAAACTGATATAGTGGCCCCGTTGTATTAATGAAACCTGGGTTTGCTTATGCCCCATAAGAGGTACTCACGCACCGTGATGGTGCGCGAGAAAAACAAAAACTTATGACAGACGTGCCCACCACAGGCGCAGCTTCATGCCCCAGTAGCTCGTCCAGCCGGTGGTTGAGGAGACGATCGCGCCCTTGTGAAGCACGACAAATGTTGGCGTAACGCCAATTTCCCAGTTCTGCGACAGCCTGCCGTCCGCATCGTTGATAACCGGCAGCGCCACCTTCTTATGGGCAAGCCAGCCGGTAACTTTTTGGTCGTCCCCAGAGCGCAGCGCCACGGTCATAACATTTTTGCCCTCTTCCGTCAGGCGCGACACGTCCGGGGTGGTGAAACGACAGACTCCGCACCAGCTCGCCCAAAAGTAAATCAGCAGCGGACGGTCTTCGCTTAACGCGGCCAGCGAAACATTTCTGCCGTCGAGCGTGTGAAGAGGCATGCTGTCAAAGGCTGCGGGCAGCTGCGGCGCCCGCCACCAGTCCATGACCAGCAGCACGGCTCCGAGGAGGACCAGCAGCACCAGTCCTTCCCGCCCCCAGCGCAGGAGTTTATTGGTCATTCGCCTGCTCCAGCTTTTCCAGGACCAGCGCTTCCAGCGTCTCCCACGGCACCGCTCCGGCCAGCATGGTATCGCCGACGATGGTGGCTGGCGTTCCCTGTACGCCGACAACTCTGGCGAGCTGAAGGTTCAGGCTCAACGTTTCCATACTTTTCTGATCCGGCGTCACGGGCGTGGCGCCGCTCTTATCAACGGCGGTTTTAATGCTCGCCGGCGTGTGATAGCCCTTTTTAGACATCAGCATCTGGTGCAGCTTCAGAAACTGCTCCGGATGCTCCCGCCAGGTAGTCAGCGCGATGCGCGCAGACTCGGTGGAGGTGTCGCCTTTAAAAGGCAGCGGCTTAATGACAACCGCCACGTCCGAATATTTCCGGGTGATTTTCTCCAGCATCGGGTCGAGCTGCTTGCAGTAAGGGCAGTTGTAGTCGGTAAAGGAGACCAGCGTCAGCTTAGGGTTGGCGGCCCCGATGCGCGGGCTTTGCGGGTCATGGAACAGCGCCTCATAAATAAGCTGCTGCATTTCCTCTTCCCGATCCTGCGGCTGCTGCGGCTGTTCCGCGGCCTGCGCGCTGAAGGTCACCATCAGCACCAGTAAAAAAGTCATCACCAGCTTCATTTTGTCTCTCCTTTAGCTTCCGTAAGCGTATTCAGGACGGCATCACGCGACAGCAGCGTGGGCAGCGCTTTCCCTTCCGGTAATCCAGGGCCGTAAATTTGGTTATAGGGCACTGCCACCTGGCCGCGCCGCTTCAGGAAGTCGGTGATTTCTTTCGAGGGCAGCGTCCAGTCGCCGCGCAGCGCCACGACGTCCGGGGCCTGAAGGGCCGCCTGAACATCATCCCGGGAAAGCACATTAAGCTTGTTGATTTTGCAGGTGATGCACCAGTCGGCCGTCACATCCACAAAGACCCGTTTATGCTGCGCAAGGGCATTTTGCACGGCCTCTTCACTCAGCGGCTGCCAGGCAATCTGCTCTTCGCTGGCTTTGCCCGTGGCGCTGCCGAAGTGGGCGGGCAGCAGGCTTGCCAGCCAGAGTGCGGAGCCCAGCATCATGACGGCGAGGATCTTACGCAGCCAGTTCATCCACGGGCCGGGACGTGGCAAACGCAGCGCCAGCCCCGGACGCAGGGCAATCAGCAGCCACGGCAGGCTCATCCCTGTGCCCAGCGCCAGGAACAGCCCCCACAGCACCGGCAGCGGAGCGGCCAGCGCTACCGCAACCGCAGTACCTAAAAAAGGTGCGCTACAGGGCGTTGCGAGCAGGGTCGCCAGCGCTCCCTGCCAGAAATGCCCGGTCATGCCGGTGCCGCCGTGGGTGGCAAGGCGGGTAGTAAGATTCGAAGAGAGGCGGAATTCAAACAGGCCAAACAGGCTGGCGCTGAACGCCACCATCACCAGCGCCATAAAGCCGATAAACCACGGGTTCTGGAACTGAATCCCCCAGCCCAGCGCCTGATTGGTCAGCCGCAGTACGGTCATCAGCAGCGCCAGCGCCATGAAAGAGGCGATGATGCCGGCAACGGAGGCCAGAAACTGGCGGCGGATAATTTTCCGGTCCTGCTGCCCCACCAGCAGTATCGAACCCAGTTTCATGCCGAGAACCGGCAGCACACAAGGCATCAGATTAAGAATGAATCCACCGAGCAGCGCGAACAGCACCACCTGCCAGAGAACAAACGAATCCTGCGGAGCGGGTATCGCAGCCGCCTCAGTCACGTTCACCGTCGACTGCTGGGCAATGCCGTCATCGGACACCACGAGCGTAAGCGAACGCCCGCGTAAATTCGGCCCGGTGCCGTCCCAGCCGTCGCTGGTCGGCACGGTAGCCCACAGGGTGTCGCCTTCCGTCTGAATTTTGGGTCTGGCAAAGCTCGCATCGTCCGGCACAACCAGAAACAGATCGGGTTTCTTCCAGCCCGCAGCACGGGTGGCCTTTACCACCAGTTCACCGGTTCGGTAGCCCGCGATCAGGCTGTCCGTGACCCCATTTTTAAGCGGAACGCTGCCCATCGCCTGAGCATAGTCATGGGCGAAAGCTGCATCGCCGGTAGTTGGCGATATTTCAAAGGGATAATCTGTGAGCAGGCAAACATCTTTGCAGGTTGAAAGCGTCAGCACGCCAGCGATATGAGCAGGCGGCTTACCGGGCGTGGTCATCGGGATGCTGACCCGATCGTGGTAGCCCTGAGTGGTAATACCGCCGACGTCAAAGCGCTGCGGAGCAGGCCAGAACCACTCAACCGCAGGCATAGCATTTTTCCAGGCAATAGCAGGCGCAACGCCCCCCTCACCCGGCGAACGCCAGTAGGTTTTCCATCCTTTTTCCAGCTTTACGTCCAGCAGCAGGCGGGTCTCGCCGCTGTCGCCGGTATCGCCGGTATCGGCGCGCAGGCGCACACTGGCATGATTGTTATCGGCGGACGTCAGCCAGCCGGGTTCCGCGGCCCATGAAAACGGCAGCCACAGCAGCAGAAGGCAGAGCAAAGCCTGCCTGAAAAGACTCAACATATTTTTTCTCCGTAAATGAATTAACTAACCGTGTTGCACAGCCGGTTTATCATTCACGGAAGACACAAAATCGCAGATGGACTCTTAGCGTGGGCGAGGAGAAGGCCTGGACGGGCGCAACGGGCGAAGGTATCGTCCGTGCGGGAATAAGCAGTGCGAGGAGCAGGCTTACGGCAAAAAGCGCGCCTTCGAATAGCACAGGGGGAGCAGAGAGCAGCGACTTGGCGCTCAGTTCACAGGGTGTCACCGGAGCGGCATCATCAACATCGGAACTGATGGACTGGCTTAAGGCGATCTCTGTGGCCGCTTTCATTTGCAGGGCGTGCAGGCCCGCCATGCGCTGCGCGGTACAAACTACCACCACCAGACATGCCAGAACCAGAAACCACTTTGCCAAATGCTTGCGTTTAAACATGCTTCCCTCGTTTGTGAACCGCCTATCTTAGCCAGTCCGCGCCGTTTGGCAACCGATGCGCTGTAAAGTTATGTCTGCCCCGGGCGCGCGTTTGCTTGTTTTATCAGCAAACAAACGTCATGCCCTGTTTCAGGCTTTGACAAGGTGGAGCGGGGCCGTTAATATGCGCCCCGTTCACACAATTCCTCTGTAGTTCAGTCGGTAGAACGGCGGACTGTTAATCCGTATGTCACTGGTTCGAGTCCAGTCAGAGGAGCCATATTTAGAGAAGCCCGCTTAAGGAAACTTAAGCGGGCTTTTTGCTGTCTGTGCTTAAAGCTGGCCTGTGCTACCGGGCGCGGCGCTAATAAGCATCGGCATCCCGGAACGGCGGAGCAACGCGGCGCTCACAACATCCGCATCGACGCCGTCCCCCTCGGTTACATTGCGCAGTGCCGGGGTCATGGGCAGCGGGACTTTCCTGTCGGATTCAAACTCGGCGCGGTTACGGGACAGCGGCTCGTGCACTTCCAGCCAGCGCCGCCCGTCCGGCTCGACGGTGACTTTCACCGGCTGGTCAATCAGCTGTACGCGCGTCCCCACCGGCACGTTATCGAACAGATATTTTATGTCGTCTTTGCGCAGGCGAATACAGCCCTGGCTGACGCGCAGGCCGATACCAAAGTTGGCGTTAGTCCCGTGGATGGCGTAGAGCCTGCCGATGTAAAGCGCGTAAAGCCCCATCGGATTATCCTCGCCCGGCGGCACGAACGCCGGCAGGGTTTTGCCCTCCTTCGCGTATTCGCGGCGGGTATTAGCCGTCGGTGTCCAGGCGGGGGCCTCCTGCTTACGTTCAACCTTCGTCACCCAGTTGCGCGGTGTTTCACGTCCAACCTGACCAATGCCAATCGGCAGGATTTCTACCGTGCCGCTGCCCTGCGGATAGTAGTAAAGGCGCATTTCGGCGACATTTATGACAATCCCCTGGCGTAAGGTATCCGGCAGAATCACCTGCTGCGGAATAGTCAGCTGGCTACCTGCTTTTGGCAGGAACGGATCGACGCCCGGATTGGCCTCCAGCATATTGCTTAACCCCTGTCCGTAGAGGGCGGCAAAATACTCCAGCGGCTGGGTATTCCCGTCCGGTACCGTAGCGATTAACGCCGTACCAACAAGACGACTGCCCTCTGGCGGAAGCGGGTAAGTGACCGCAATGGCGCTATGGGTAACCGCAGCAAGCACCAGGGCAAGCGAGGATAAGCGAATCATAGTTTCCCCGTTATAAATAAGATGGATTCAGATTAAATATAACCTTCCGCTGCGGATCTGTTTAGCTTTCGAGTGCGGTCTTGAGTCTTATAGTTTTTCACATTCCCGCTACATCCCCCTTCCGTTCTTTCCCGTCCATGACATACTAACTGAACCCGCGTCCACCCGGCATGCCCGGCACAAGGAGAAATAATGAACAATGACGCAATCGACCACGGGCTGACGCCCGAGCAGGCGCTCGATAAGCTTGAAACCCTTTTTGATGATGCAGTGAACGCCCTGCGTGATGCCATAGACACCTATACGCACCAGGGAACGTTGCCCGATCCTATAGCCCGCACGGCTGGCCTGTTTGTCTACCCGGAACTTCGAGTCAGCTGGGATGGCACAACGAATAAACCAAATAAAACCAGAGCCTACGCGCGTTTTACCCATTCCGGCAGCTACACCACCACCATCACCCGCCCTTCACTTTTCCGCACTTATCTCATCGAACAGCTCTCGCTGCTGCACGAAGATTACGGCGCGCACATTGAGGTTGGCCCTTCACAGCACGAAATCCCCTACCCTTATGTGATAGACGGCCTGTCGCTGGATCGTTCAATGAGCGCCGATTTAACCCGCCACTTCCCGACGACCGAACTGGCGCAGATTGGGGATGAAACGGCGGATGGCCTGTTCCACCCAACGGAGTTTTATCCGCTGTCGCATTTTGACGCCCGCCGCGTGGATTTCTCCCTCGCGCGCCTGCGGCATTACACCGGTACGCCTGCTGAACATTTCCAGTCTTTTGTTCTGTTCACCAACTACACCCGCTACGTGGATGAGTTCGTTCGCTGGGGCTGCCAGCAAATTCTCGATCCTGAAAGTCCTTACGTGGCACTCTCCTGCGCCGGTGGCGTCTGGCTGACGGCGGATTCAGAAGCGCCGGAGGCGGCGATTTCCGACCTGGCCTGGAAGAGGCACCAGATGCCCGCCTGGCATCTGATTAACGCTGACGGTACGGGCATTACGCTGATTAACATTGGCGTTGGCCCGTCGAACGCAAAGACCATCTGCGATCACCTTGCCGTACTGCGACCGGATGCGTGGCTGATGATTGGCCACTGCGGCGGCCTGCGCGAAAGCCAGGCCATTGGCGACTATGTGCTGGCGCATGC encodes the following:
- a CDS encoding protein disulfide oxidoreductase, coding for MTNKLLRWGREGLVLLVLLGAVLLVMDWWRAPQLPAAFDSMPLHTLDGRNVSLAALSEDRPLLIYFWASWCGVCRFTTPDVSRLTEEGKNVMTVALRSGDDQKVTGWLAHKKVALPVINDADGRLSQNWEIGVTPTFVVLHKGAIVSSTTGWTSYWGMKLRLWWARLS
- a CDS encoding DsbA family protein, encoding MKLVMTFLLVLMVTFSAQAAEQPQQPQDREEEMQQLIYEALFHDPQSPRIGAANPKLTLVSFTDYNCPYCKQLDPMLEKITRKYSDVAVVIKPLPFKGDTSTESARIALTTWREHPEQFLKLHQMLMSKKGYHTPASIKTAVDKSGATPVTPDQKSMETLSLNLQLARVVGVQGTPATIVGDTMLAGAVPWETLEALVLEKLEQANDQ
- a CDS encoding protein-disulfide reductase DsbD family protein encodes the protein MLSLFRQALLCLLLLWLPFSWAAEPGWLTSADNNHASVRLRADTGDTGDSGETRLLLDVKLEKGWKTYWRSPGEGGVAPAIAWKNAMPAVEWFWPAPQRFDVGGITTQGYHDRVSIPMTTPGKPPAHIAGVLTLSTCKDVCLLTDYPFEISPTTGDAAFAHDYAQAMGSVPLKNGVTDSLIAGYRTGELVVKATRAAGWKKPDLFLVVPDDASFARPKIQTEGDTLWATVPTSDGWDGTGPNLRGRSLTLVVSDDGIAQQSTVNVTEAAAIPAPQDSFVLWQVVLFALLGGFILNLMPCVLPVLGMKLGSILLVGQQDRKIIRRQFLASVAGIIASFMALALLMTVLRLTNQALGWGIQFQNPWFIGFMALVMVAFSASLFGLFEFRLSSNLTTRLATHGGTGMTGHFWQGALATLLATPCSAPFLGTAVAVALAAPLPVLWGLFLALGTGMSLPWLLIALRPGLALRLPRPGPWMNWLRKILAVMMLGSALWLASLLPAHFGSATGKASEEQIAWQPLSEEAVQNALAQHKRVFVDVTADWCITCKINKLNVLSRDDVQAALQAPDVVALRGDWTLPSKEITDFLKRRGQVAVPYNQIYGPGLPEGKALPTLLSRDAVLNTLTEAKGETK
- a CDS encoding copper resistance protein, which encodes MFKRKHLAKWFLVLACLVVVVCTAQRMAGLHALQMKAATEIALSQSISSDVDDAAPVTPCELSAKSLLSAPPVLFEGALFAVSLLLALLIPARTIPSPVAPVQAFSSPTLRVHLRFCVFRE
- the ldtA gene encoding L,D-transpeptidase; its protein translation is MIRLSSLALVLAAVTHSAIAVTYPLPPEGSRLVGTALIATVPDGNTQPLEYFAALYGQGLSNMLEANPGVDPFLPKAGSQLTIPQQVILPDTLRQGIVINVAEMRLYYYPQGSGTVEILPIGIGQVGRETPRNWVTKVERKQEAPAWTPTANTRREYAKEGKTLPAFVPPGEDNPMGLYALYIGRLYAIHGTNANFGIGLRVSQGCIRLRKDDIKYLFDNVPVGTRVQLIDQPVKVTVEPDGRRWLEVHEPLSRNRAEFESDRKVPLPMTPALRNVTEGDGVDADVVSAALLRRSGMPMLISAAPGSTGQL
- a CDS encoding AMP nucleosidase, whose amino-acid sequence is MNNDAIDHGLTPEQALDKLETLFDDAVNALRDAIDTYTHQGTLPDPIARTAGLFVYPELRVSWDGTTNKPNKTRAYARFTHSGSYTTTITRPSLFRTYLIEQLSLLHEDYGAHIEVGPSQHEIPYPYVIDGLSLDRSMSADLTRHFPTTELAQIGDETADGLFHPTEFYPLSHFDARRVDFSLARLRHYTGTPAEHFQSFVLFTNYTRYVDEFVRWGCQQILDPESPYVALSCAGGVWLTADSEAPEAAISDLAWKRHQMPAWHLINADGTGITLINIGVGPSNAKTICDHLAVLRPDAWLMIGHCGGLRESQAIGDYVLAHAYLRDDHVLDAVLPPDIPIPSIAEVQRALYDATKVVSGMPGEEVKQRLRTGTVVTTDDRNWELRYSASALRFNLSRAVAIDMESATIAAQGYRFRVPYGTLLCVSDKPLHGEIKLPGQANRFYEGAISEHLQIGICAIDLLRAEGERLHSRKLRTFNEPPFR